In a genomic window of Piliocolobus tephrosceles isolate RC106 chromosome 1, ASM277652v3, whole genome shotgun sequence:
- the FAM151A gene encoding protein FAM151A, protein MACREQLSKNQVKWVFAVITCVSVVVIATIVLAITLRRPGCELEACSPDADMLDYLLSLGQISRRDALEVTWYHAANSKEAMTAALDSNITVLEADVNVEGLGTANETGVPIMAHPPAIYSDNTLEQWLDAVLGSSQKGIKLDFKNIKAVGPSLDLLRRLTEEGKVRRPVWINADILKGPNMLISIEVNATQFLALVQEKYPKATLSPGWTTFYVSTSPNRTYTRAMVEKMHELVGVVPQRVTFPVRSSMVRAAWPHFSWLLSQSERYSLTLWQAASDPMSVEDLLYVRDNTAVHQVYYDIFEPLLSQFKQLALNATRKPTYYTGGSLIPLLQLPGDDGLNVEWLVPDVQGSGKTATMILPDTEGMILLNTGLEGTVAENPVPIVHAPSGSILTLESCLQQLATHPGHWGIHLQIAEPTALRPSLALLARLSRLGLLHWPVWVGAKISHGSFSVPGHVAGRELLTAVAEVFPHVTVAPGWPEEVLGSGYREHLLTDMLELCQGLWQPVSFQMQAILLGHSTAGAIASLLASSPRATVIVEHSPAGGDYASVRTALLAARAVDRTRVYYRLPQGYRKDLLADVGRN, encoded by the exons ATGGCCTGCAGGGAGCAGTTATCAAAGAATCAGGTCAAGTGGGTGTTTGCTGTCATTACCTGTGTGTCTGTGGTGGTCATTGCCACGATAGTCCTTGCCATCACCCTGCGGCGGCCAG GCTGTGAGCTGGAGGCCTGCAGCCCCGATGCCGACATGCTGGACTACCTGCTGAGCCTGGGCCAGATCAGCCGCCGAGATGCCCTGGAGGTCACCTGGTACCACGCAGCCAACAGCAAGGAAGCCATGACAGCTGCCCTGGATA GCAAcatcacagtcctggaggctgacGTCAATGTAGAAGGGCTCGGCACAGCCAATGAGACAGGAGTTCCCATCATGGCACACCCCCCGGCTATCTACAGCGACAACACACTGGAGCAGTGGCTGGATGCTGTGCTGGGCTCTTCCCAAAAGG GCATCAAACTGGACTTCAAGAACATCAAGGCCGTGGGCCCTTCCCTGGACCTCCTGCGGCGGCTGACAGAGGAAGGCAAAGTCCGGCGGCCCGTGTGGATCAATGCTGACATCTTAAAGGGCCCCAACATGCTCATCTCAATTGAGGTCAATGCCACACA GTTCCTGGCCCTGGTCCAGGAGAAGTATCCCAAGGCTaccctgtctccaggctggacCACCTTCTACGTGTCCACATCCCCCAACAGGACCTACACCCGAGCCATGGTGGAGAAGATGCACGAGCTGGTGGGAGTGGTACCCCAGAGGGTCACCTTCCCTGTGCGGTCTTCCATGGTGCGGGCCGCCTGGCCCCACTTCAGCTGGCTGCTGAGCCAATCTGAAAG GTACAGCCTGACGCTGTGGCAGGCTGCCTCGGACCCCATGTCGGTGGAGGATCTGCTCTACGTCCGGGATAACACTGCTGTCCACCAAGTCTACTATGACATCTTTGAGCCTCTCCTGTCACAGTTCAAGCAGCTGGCCT TGAATGCCACACGGAAACCAACGTACTACACGGGAGGCAGCCTGATCCCTCTTCTCCAGCTGCCTGGGGATGATGGTCTGAATGTGGAGTGGCTGGTTCCTGACGTCCAGGGCAGTGGCAAAACAGCAACAATGATCCTCCCAG ACACAGAAGGCATGATCCTGCTGAACACTGGCCTCGAGGGAACTGTGGCTGAAAACCCCGTGCCCATTGTTCATGCTCCAAGTGGCAGCATCCTGACGCTGGAGTCCTGCCTGCAACAGCTGGCCACACATCCCGGACACTGGGGCATCCATTTGCAAATAGCAGAGCCCACAGCCCTCCGGCCGTCCCTGGCTTTGCTGGCACGCCTCTCCAGACTTGGCCTCTTGCATTGGCCTGTGTGGGTTGGGGCCAAAATCTCCCACGGGAGTTTTTCGGTCCCTGGCCATGTGGCTGGCAGAGAGCTGCTTACAGCTGTGGCTGAGGTCTTCCCCCACGTGACTGTGGCACCAGGCTGGCCTGAGGAGGTGCTGGGCAGTGGCTACAGAGAACATCTGCTCACAGATATGCTAGAGCTGTGCCAGGGGCTTTGGCAACCTGTGTCCTTCCAGATGCAGGCCATACTGCTGGGCCACAGCACAGCTGGAGCCATAGCCAGCCTGCTGGCATCCTCCCCCCGGGCCACCGTCATAGTGGAGCACAGCCCAGCTGGGGGCGACTATGCCTCTGTGAGGACAGCGCTGCTGGCAGCCAGGGCTGTGGATAGGACCCGAGTCTACTACAGGCTGCCCCAGGGGTACCGCAAGGACTTGCTGGCCGATGTTGGCAGAAACTGA